In Spirosoma aureum, a single genomic region encodes these proteins:
- a CDS encoding pyridoxal phosphate-dependent aminotransferase, translating to MSSQLTRRDWLRASGLMTAGLSLSRFAPAEAASTAEQAQSAFTNEFAFTTPPDMPKLRARLFANENPLGIAPSAKEALIKAADIGNRYAWMEFSQLKQLLATDEGVKPENIMMSPGSSDILMAAADHFAKGGGTILTSTMTYDDLLQRAEKFGAKIKAMPMTKDYKFDLPSIKANITPDVKMVYIVNPNNPTGTIIPTAELEAFCREVAPKVPVFIDEAYIDFYEPADRPKLGKLVADGLNVILARTFSKIHGFAGLRLGYAIAQPDMLKTLHAYTNGEFAVSITTLMAGIASYKDKDWQNHCRAENAKARTYTTKALTDMGYEVIPSSANFILFPIRMKTKTFENQMFANGIGIQTREFSGQPYCRVSVGTMEEMVMFMDGFKKVVG from the coding sequence ATGTCTTCACAACTTACTCGTCGGGACTGGCTTCGCGCCAGCGGTTTGATGACGGCCGGGCTCAGTCTGAGTCGGTTCGCTCCCGCTGAAGCGGCCTCGACCGCCGAACAGGCCCAGTCAGCATTCACAAATGAATTTGCCTTTACGACTCCACCCGACATGCCCAAATTACGGGCACGGTTATTCGCCAATGAGAACCCGCTCGGCATTGCACCCAGCGCTAAAGAAGCACTGATAAAAGCTGCCGATATCGGTAATCGCTATGCCTGGATGGAGTTTAGCCAGCTGAAACAACTTCTCGCGACCGACGAAGGGGTGAAGCCGGAAAATATTATGATGTCTCCCGGATCGTCGGATATTCTGATGGCCGCTGCCGACCATTTTGCCAAAGGGGGCGGTACCATTCTTACCAGCACCATGACCTATGACGATCTGCTTCAGCGTGCCGAAAAGTTTGGCGCCAAGATCAAGGCCATGCCCATGACGAAAGATTACAAGTTTGACCTCCCTTCGATCAAGGCAAACATCACGCCTGACGTAAAAATGGTCTATATCGTCAACCCGAACAACCCAACCGGTACTATTATTCCTACGGCTGAACTGGAAGCCTTCTGCCGCGAAGTAGCGCCAAAAGTCCCTGTGTTCATCGATGAAGCTTACATTGACTTCTACGAACCAGCCGATCGGCCAAAACTTGGTAAACTAGTAGCTGATGGTCTGAATGTGATTCTGGCCCGTACCTTCTCGAAAATCCACGGCTTTGCGGGTCTTCGTCTGGGCTACGCGATTGCCCAACCCGATATGCTGAAAACGCTTCATGCCTATACCAATGGCGAGTTTGCGGTCAGTATCACTACGCTTATGGCCGGAATCGCCAGCTATAAGGATAAGGACTGGCAGAATCACTGTCGCGCCGAAAATGCCAAAGCCCGGACTTACACGACCAAAGCCCTGACCGATATGGGCTATGAGGTAATTCCGTCATCGGCCAATTTCATCCTGTTCCCAATTCGTATGAAAACCAAAACGTTCGAAAACCAAATGTTTGCCAACGGCATCGGTATTCAAACGCGCGAGTTCAGCGGGCAGCCTTACTGCCGGGTGAGCGTTGGGACTATGGAGGAAATGGTCATGTTTATGGACGGATTCAAAAAAGTAGTGGGGTAG
- a CDS encoding flavin monoamine oxidase family protein has translation MTRRDFINSTSASYASLLAWGMLQPAPASALNLPANGRQSDGKGRKVVILGAGLAGMATAYELGKLGYDCTVLEARSRSGGRVWTIRGGTKETELHGGTAQTCSFEEGLYFNGGAARIPHHHQLTLHYCRELGVPLQMFNGNNEAAYLYNDGGTGDLANRRLRIKEYHNDMRGYTAELLAKALDQSALDQQLTKEDIEKLVDFLKNEGDLNTAHLYKGTNRRGYKTKDHPGAGHKPGNVTDPFGLTDLLRSGFMQPVFYNVGDYIYEQQTTLLQPVGGMDAIPKALEKKLTGKIIFNAPVSELRKTETGVRVVYQKDGKPVEVTGEFCVCTLPLPMLKNIESDLSGTVKRASDFVPYIKTGKIGLQFKRRFWEEDDWIYGGISRTNMDINQIWYPSFGFQGKKGVLIGYYNFYSRAEAVGALSVAEREKLALTQGVKIHPQYPTEFDNSFSLAWHRVPYSGGGWATYDDATRKKYYPALIEPDGNIYFAGEHTTYLTAWMAGAFTSAHRTVEAIHARVGEYTKK, from the coding sequence ATGACGAGAAGAGACTTTATTAATTCAACGAGTGCGAGTTACGCTAGTCTTCTGGCGTGGGGAATGCTTCAGCCCGCTCCGGCGTCGGCGTTAAATCTGCCAGCAAACGGTCGGCAGAGTGATGGAAAAGGTCGAAAAGTAGTGATTTTAGGGGCAGGTTTAGCGGGCATGGCTACTGCCTACGAACTCGGCAAATTAGGCTATGACTGTACCGTTCTGGAAGCCCGCTCCCGCTCCGGTGGCCGCGTCTGGACAATCAGAGGTGGTACCAAGGAAACTGAACTACATGGTGGTACCGCCCAAACCTGTTCATTTGAAGAAGGGCTCTATTTTAATGGTGGCGCAGCCCGAATTCCGCACCATCATCAGCTTACGCTTCATTATTGCCGGGAGTTAGGCGTGCCTTTGCAAATGTTCAATGGCAACAACGAAGCAGCTTACCTCTATAACGACGGCGGCACGGGCGATCTGGCAAATCGCCGGTTACGCATCAAGGAATACCACAACGACATGCGCGGCTATACAGCCGAATTATTGGCCAAGGCATTGGATCAGTCGGCGCTGGACCAGCAGCTGACCAAGGAAGACATTGAGAAATTGGTTGATTTCCTGAAAAACGAAGGTGATTTGAATACAGCTCACCTTTACAAAGGCACCAACCGGCGCGGCTATAAGACTAAAGATCATCCCGGCGCAGGCCACAAACCCGGCAACGTTACGGATCCTTTCGGGCTAACCGATCTGCTTCGTTCGGGGTTCATGCAACCGGTGTTCTATAACGTTGGCGACTATATTTACGAACAGCAAACAACGCTGCTTCAGCCCGTTGGCGGTATGGACGCCATTCCGAAAGCACTAGAGAAAAAACTGACGGGTAAAATTATCTTTAACGCGCCCGTTTCAGAACTTCGTAAAACCGAAACGGGTGTCCGGGTCGTGTACCAGAAAGACGGTAAACCGGTGGAAGTTACAGGTGAATTCTGTGTCTGTACGCTCCCTTTACCCATGCTGAAAAACATCGAATCGGATCTGTCGGGTACAGTGAAACGGGCATCTGATTTTGTGCCTTATATCAAAACGGGTAAAATAGGCCTTCAATTTAAACGACGATTCTGGGAAGAAGACGACTGGATTTATGGGGGTATCTCGCGCACCAACATGGATATTAACCAGATCTGGTATCCGTCATTCGGCTTCCAGGGCAAAAAAGGGGTCCTGATCGGTTATTATAATTTCTATAGTCGGGCAGAAGCGGTAGGAGCTCTATCCGTTGCTGAACGCGAAAAACTGGCCCTGACGCAAGGTGTCAAAATCCACCCACAATATCCGACGGAGTTTGATAATTCATTTTCACTGGCCTGGCATCGTGTTCCCTATAGCGGGGGTGGTTGGGCTACTTACGACGATGCAACCCGGAAGAAATATTATCCAGCACTTATAGAACCAGATGGCAATATCTATTTTGCTGGCGAACACACAACCTACTTAACCGCCTGGATGGCCGGAGCATTCACCTCTGCTCACCGTACTGTCGAAGCGATTCACGCACGGGTGGGCGAATACACGAAGAAGTAA
- a CDS encoding Hint domain-containing protein, which translates to MKHNLLSILIFLCCATATQLLSQRVSAQTASTASASTPGMTLEQLTAIKAIKVANLDKDTYFKSGGFILDRYEERPAYVFAFSDGITRKIYLYKVFTAADTKELGLLAIYKNEKSGDVKSFVIPGASADRKAWDAYIDDLKYVGEKEAGLMPTLTFVLSREMASLLSGGGGKSEEGDGKKKEEYNFCFAPDAPVTLADGSSKAIRDVKMDDVVLGYDAKTKNLTPTRVKKVDAHNGDFTLAGVWLSSVNDLTADNRNALTAPTLLEATANHPVLTATGRKALGEVEAGEILYRYDATTTGVSAYKVVRVEKSVRSVKNVYNLSTESGAYLIGETVVLDK; encoded by the coding sequence ATGAAACACAACCTGCTCTCGATTCTTATTTTCCTCTGTTGTGCTACTGCCACGCAGCTGCTTAGTCAACGCGTTTCAGCCCAGACAGCCTCAACCGCCAGCGCATCCACGCCGGGCATGACTCTTGAGCAACTGACTGCCATCAAGGCCATAAAAGTTGCCAATCTGGATAAAGACACCTACTTCAAATCGGGTGGTTTTATTTTGGACCGTTATGAGGAACGCCCTGCCTATGTTTTTGCATTCAGCGACGGAATAACGCGCAAGATCTATTTGTATAAGGTTTTTACTGCCGCCGATACGAAAGAACTGGGTCTCCTGGCCATTTACAAAAACGAGAAATCGGGCGACGTAAAATCATTTGTGATTCCCGGCGCATCGGCTGATCGTAAAGCATGGGACGCTTACATCGACGACCTCAAGTATGTTGGCGAAAAAGAGGCTGGCCTGATGCCAACACTCACCTTTGTGCTGTCACGTGAAATGGCCAGCTTACTATCTGGTGGCGGTGGCAAATCAGAAGAAGGCGACGGAAAGAAAAAGGAAGAATACAATTTCTGCTTTGCGCCCGACGCTCCCGTAACGCTGGCCGATGGGTCTTCGAAAGCCATTCGTGACGTAAAAATGGATGATGTCGTATTGGGTTACGATGCGAAAACAAAAAACCTCACGCCTACCCGCGTAAAGAAAGTAGACGCCCACAACGGCGACTTCACGCTGGCTGGCGTGTGGCTCTCTTCTGTTAATGACCTGACTGCTGACAATCGGAATGCACTAACCGCGCCAACATTGCTTGAAGCAACGGCTAACCACCCGGTCCTGACTGCCACAGGCCGGAAAGCCCTGGGAGAGGTAGAGGCTGGTGAGATTTTATACCGCTACGATGCTACAACTACTGGCGTTTCAGCGTATAAAGTTGTTCGGGTGGAGAAATCCGTACGATCCGTAAAGAACGTTTACAACCTGTCTACCGAGTCGGGTGCCTACCTGATTGGCGAGACAGTTGTTCTCGACAAATAA